One Streptomyces sp. NBC_01217 genomic region harbors:
- a CDS encoding nucleotidyltransferase family protein has product MTRTTRIPVVAGLLLAAGGGRRLGGRPKALLEHRGRPLVEHAVRVLREGGCDGIHVVLGAAAQEVRARADLSGCTVTVNPEWTEGMGSSLRAGLGALAGTGADAALVLLVDQPGIGADAVARVRSAYRSRTSLAAASYDGERGHPVLFGADRWADITAEAVGDQGARVYLRAHHDAITLVECSDVAQAYDIDTVEDLKHLE; this is encoded by the coding sequence ATGACTCGAACCACACGAATCCCGGTGGTCGCCGGACTCCTGCTCGCCGCGGGCGGTGGGCGACGACTGGGCGGGCGGCCCAAGGCACTGCTGGAACACCGCGGCCGGCCGCTGGTGGAGCACGCGGTACGCGTGCTGCGGGAGGGCGGCTGCGACGGCATCCACGTGGTCCTGGGCGCCGCGGCGCAGGAGGTACGCGCCCGCGCCGACCTCTCCGGCTGCACGGTGACCGTCAACCCCGAGTGGACCGAGGGCATGGGCTCGTCACTGCGGGCGGGACTCGGGGCACTCGCCGGTACCGGGGCCGACGCGGCGCTCGTCCTCCTGGTCGACCAGCCGGGCATCGGCGCGGACGCGGTGGCGCGGGTGCGATCGGCGTATCGCTCCCGGACGAGTCTCGCGGCCGCCTCGTACGACGGGGAACGCGGCCATCCGGTGCTGTTCGGGGCCGACCGGTGGGCGGACATCACGGCGGAAGCGGTGGGTGACCAGGGCGCTCGGGTGTATCTGCGGGCGCACCACGATGCGATCACGCTCGTCGAGTGTTCCGATGTGGCTCAGGCGTACGACATCGACACGGTGGAGGACCTGAAGCACCTTGAATGA
- a CDS encoding aldo/keto reductase: MTETPAHPLNDGRTIPAVGLGTWPLDDDAAEKAVAGALGLGYRLVDTALNYGNETGTGRGIARSGVPRQDVFVTTKVLGRHHGYEPTLASFEESRRNLGLEYVDLYLIHWPLPRLDLYVDTWKALIRLREDGLVRSIGVSNFTAAQIGRLEQETGVLPAVNQIEMHPRLPQDELRSVHTAKGIVTESWSPLGRGHALLADPELVAIADAHGVTPAQAVLRWHTQLGAVPIPKSADQGRQRENLDLFGFELTADELARISAGPQERFGGDPEVHEEF, encoded by the coding sequence ATGACCGAGACCCCTGCTCACCCGCTGAACGACGGCCGCACCATTCCGGCCGTCGGGCTCGGCACCTGGCCGTTGGACGACGACGCAGCGGAGAAGGCCGTCGCCGGGGCGCTGGGCCTCGGCTACCGGCTCGTCGACACCGCGCTGAACTACGGCAACGAGACCGGCACCGGCCGCGGGATCGCCCGCAGCGGCGTGCCGAGACAGGACGTCTTCGTCACCACCAAGGTCCTGGGCCGGCATCACGGTTACGAGCCGACGCTGGCCTCGTTCGAGGAGTCCCGGCGCAATCTCGGGCTGGAGTACGTGGATCTGTATCTCATCCACTGGCCGTTGCCCCGGCTCGATCTGTACGTCGACACGTGGAAGGCGCTGATCCGGCTCCGCGAGGACGGTCTGGTGCGCTCGATCGGTGTCTCCAACTTCACCGCGGCCCAGATCGGCCGGCTGGAGCAGGAGACGGGGGTGCTGCCCGCCGTCAACCAGATCGAGATGCACCCGCGCCTCCCGCAGGACGAACTGCGGTCCGTGCACACCGCCAAGGGCATCGTCACGGAGAGCTGGAGCCCGCTCGGCCGCGGCCACGCCCTGCTGGCCGATCCCGAGCTGGTCGCCATCGCCGATGCGCACGGTGTGACGCCCGCTCAGGCGGTGCTCCGCTGGCACACGCAGCTCGGTGCCGTACCGATCCCGAAGTCGGCCGATCAGGGACGGCAGCGCGAGAACCTGGACCTGTTCGGGTTCGAGCTGACGGCGGACGAGCTGGCGCGCATCTCGGCGGGGCCGCAGGAGCGGTTCGGCGGGGACCCCGAGGTCCACGAGGAGTTCTGA
- a CDS encoding DMT family transporter, with product MSSIAVPALAPPRRAWLTDLPVLLVAVVWGSSYLAAKGITTAQTVVAVLVLRFVVVLPVLAVAGRRRLRALSTAQWRGAGLLGLVLSAIFLVETYGVVHTSATNAGLIISLTMIFTPLAEAAVTRVRPPRAFLAAAGLSVAGVALLTQGGGFTSPSAGDLLMLVAALARTVHVLLMARIKSVQGADSLSLTTVQLGSAVAVFAVLAAVPGTGEPPWTVAAGFGVREWGGLLFLSVFCTLFAFFVQMWSVRRTSPSRVSLLLGTEPLWAAAVGIAIGGERLAVLGMVGGVLVLVGTAWGRRSVTRAAP from the coding sequence GTGTCCTCGATCGCCGTACCCGCCCTCGCCCCGCCGCGCCGTGCCTGGCTCACCGATCTGCCGGTGCTGCTCGTGGCGGTCGTCTGGGGTTCCAGCTATCTCGCGGCGAAGGGCATCACCACCGCGCAGACCGTCGTCGCCGTCCTCGTACTGCGTTTCGTCGTCGTGCTGCCCGTGCTGGCCGTGGCAGGGCGGCGCAGGCTGCGGGCGCTCAGCACGGCGCAGTGGCGGGGGGCCGGTCTGCTGGGCCTGGTCCTCAGCGCGATCTTCCTGGTGGAGACGTACGGCGTCGTGCACACCTCCGCGACCAACGCCGGGCTCATCATCAGCCTCACGATGATCTTCACCCCGCTCGCCGAGGCCGCCGTCACCCGCGTCCGGCCGCCCAGGGCCTTTCTCGCCGCCGCCGGGCTCTCGGTGGCCGGGGTGGCGCTGCTGACCCAGGGCGGCGGATTCACCAGCCCTTCGGCGGGCGATCTGCTGATGCTGGTGGCCGCACTCGCCCGTACCGTCCATGTGCTGCTGATGGCCCGCATCAAGTCGGTGCAGGGCGCGGACTCGCTGTCGCTGACCACGGTCCAGCTCGGCAGCGCGGTCGCCGTCTTCGCCGTGCTCGCCGCCGTGCCCGGAACCGGCGAGCCGCCATGGACGGTGGCCGCCGGGTTCGGCGTCCGGGAATGGGGCGGGCTGCTCTTCCTCTCCGTCTTCTGCACGCTCTTCGCCTTCTTCGTGCAGATGTGGTCGGTACGCCGCACCTCGCCGTCCCGGGTCAGCCTGCTGCTCGGTACGGAACCGCTGTGGGCCGCGGCCGTGGGCATCGCGATCGGCGGTGAACGGCTCGCTGTCCTCGGCATGGTGGGCGGGGTCCTGGTGCTCGTGGGCACCGCCTGGGGCCGCCGGTCGGTGACCCGAGCCGCTCCTTGA
- the allB gene encoding allantoinase AllB, protein MSGADVNLVLRSTRVVTPDGTRPAAVAVADGRIDAVLPYDTGLPAGARSEDFGDDVLLPGLVDTHVHVNDPGRTEWEGFFTATRAAAAGGITTLLDMPLNSLPPTTTVAHLRTKQQVAAPKAHIDTGFWGGAIPSNVKDLRPLYEAGVFGFKCFLSPSGVDEFPELDQEQLARSMAEIAGFGGLLIVHAEDPRRLAAAPQRGGPAYADFLASRPRDAENAAIEGLIAHARRLNARVHVLHLSSADALAMIAAARREGVRITVESCPHFLTLTAEEVPDGATEFKCCPPIREAANQDALWDGLADGTIDCIVSDHSPCTTDLKTPDFASAWGGISSLQLGLPAIWTEARRRGHSLDDVARWMSVAPAALAGLSRKGAIEAGRDADFAVLAPDETFTVDPAELLHRNRVTAYAGKTLHGVVRSTWLRGVRIAADNAVAEPTGRLLERNH, encoded by the coding sequence GTGTCCGGTGCGGACGTGAATCTGGTACTGCGCTCGACGCGTGTCGTCACCCCGGACGGGACGCGCCCCGCAGCGGTCGCCGTCGCCGACGGGAGAATCGACGCCGTCCTGCCGTACGACACCGGGCTGCCGGCCGGTGCCCGGTCGGAGGACTTCGGTGACGACGTCCTGCTGCCCGGCCTCGTCGACACCCATGTCCATGTGAACGACCCCGGCCGCACCGAGTGGGAGGGCTTCTTCACCGCCACCCGCGCTGCGGCGGCGGGCGGCATCACCACCCTGCTCGACATGCCGCTCAACTCCCTCCCGCCGACCACCACCGTCGCCCATCTGCGCACCAAGCAGCAGGTGGCCGCCCCCAAGGCGCACATCGACACCGGGTTCTGGGGCGGGGCGATCCCGTCCAACGTCAAAGACCTGCGGCCGCTGTACGAGGCCGGGGTGTTCGGCTTCAAGTGCTTTCTCTCGCCCTCCGGCGTCGACGAGTTCCCGGAGCTCGACCAGGAGCAGCTGGCCCGGTCCATGGCCGAGATCGCCGGTTTCGGCGGACTGCTGATCGTGCACGCCGAGGACCCGCGCCGTCTGGCCGCCGCCCCGCAGCGCGGCGGGCCCGCGTACGCCGACTTCCTCGCCTCCCGGCCCCGGGACGCCGAGAATGCCGCGATCGAGGGACTCATCGCGCACGCCAGGCGGCTGAACGCCCGGGTCCATGTGCTGCACCTCTCCTCCGCAGACGCGCTGGCGATGATCGCCGCCGCCAGGCGCGAGGGCGTACGGATCACCGTCGAGTCCTGTCCGCACTTCCTCACCCTCACCGCCGAGGAAGTCCCCGACGGCGCCACGGAGTTCAAGTGCTGCCCGCCGATCCGGGAGGCCGCCAACCAGGACGCGCTGTGGGACGGACTGGCCGACGGGACGATCGACTGCATCGTCTCCGACCACTCGCCGTGCACCACCGACCTCAAGACACCGGACTTCGCCTCCGCCTGGGGCGGCATCTCCTCCCTCCAGCTGGGTCTTCCCGCCATCTGGACCGAGGCCCGCAGGCGCGGCCACTCCCTCGACGACGTCGCCCGCTGGATGTCGGTCGCCCCCGCGGCACTGGCCGGACTGAGCCGCAAGGGGGCCATCGAGGCCGGTCGCGACGCCGACTTCGCCGTCCTCGCCCCCGACGAGACCTTCACCGTCGACCCCGCCGAACTCCTCCACCGCAACCGGGTCACCGCCTACGCCGGGAAGACCCTGCACGGCGTCGTGCGATCGACCTGGCTGCGCGGCGTACGGATCGCGGCGGACAACGCCGTCGCCGAACCCACCGGACGCCTCCTCGAAAGGAACCACTGA
- a CDS encoding putative quinol monooxygenase has product MIFIAVKFTVHSAERDNWLPAVEDFTLATRMEPGNLFFEWSYSVENPDQYVLLEAFASPEAGEAHVKSEHFAAAMDRMADLVAEAPEIINVEVPGEGWSRMTELTPRSQ; this is encoded by the coding sequence ATGATCTTCATCGCCGTCAAATTCACCGTCCACAGCGCCGAACGCGACAACTGGCTCCCGGCCGTGGAGGACTTCACCCTCGCCACCCGGATGGAGCCCGGGAATCTCTTCTTCGAGTGGTCGTACAGCGTCGAGAACCCCGACCAGTACGTCCTGCTGGAAGCCTTCGCCTCGCCCGAGGCCGGAGAGGCCCATGTGAAGTCGGAGCACTTCGCGGCGGCGATGGACCGCATGGCGGATCTCGTCGCCGAGGCGCCGGAGATCATCAACGTCGAGGTGCCGGGCGAGGGTTGGTCACGGATGACGGAGCTCACCCCGCGCTCGCAGTGA
- the alc gene encoding allantoicase yields MTATARFTGDANPYGGGDPYADYRTADLPFTDLVDLADRRLGAGVIAANDEFFAERENLLKPEPAEFDPERFGHKGKIMDGWETRRRRGTGAGRPHPTDEDHDWALVRLGAPGVVRGIVVDTAHFRGNYPQAVSVEAACVPGSPSPEELLAPGVKWTTLLPRTAVGGHAANGFVVAAEQRVTHLRVNQHPDGGIARLRVYGEIVPDPAWLAALGTFDLVALENGGTVEDASDRFYSPATNTIRPGRSRKMDDGWETRRRRDRGNDWIRYRLVEQAEIRAVEIDTAYLKGNSAGWASLCARDGEGGDWTEVLPRTRLQPDTNHRFVLPEAVRATHVRIDIFPDGGISRLRLFGSPTREGAARLVARHRESAG; encoded by the coding sequence ATGACGGCGACAGCCCGTTTCACCGGCGACGCGAATCCGTACGGCGGCGGCGACCCCTATGCCGACTACCGCACCGCCGACCTCCCCTTCACCGATCTCGTCGACCTCGCCGACCGCCGCCTCGGCGCGGGCGTGATCGCCGCCAACGACGAGTTCTTCGCCGAGCGCGAGAACCTGCTGAAGCCGGAGCCCGCCGAGTTCGACCCCGAGCGCTTCGGTCACAAGGGCAAGATCATGGACGGCTGGGAGACCCGCCGCCGTCGCGGCACGGGCGCCGGCCGGCCGCACCCCACGGACGAGGACCACGACTGGGCGCTGGTACGGCTCGGCGCGCCCGGAGTCGTACGCGGCATCGTCGTCGACACCGCCCACTTCCGAGGCAACTACCCGCAGGCGGTCTCCGTCGAAGCGGCCTGCGTCCCCGGCTCCCCGTCGCCCGAGGAACTCCTCGCGCCCGGCGTGAAGTGGACAACGCTTCTGCCGCGTACGGCCGTTGGCGGGCACGCGGCCAATGGCTTCGTCGTCGCGGCCGAGCAGCGCGTCACCCATCTGCGGGTGAACCAGCATCCCGACGGCGGGATCGCCCGCCTGCGGGTGTACGGCGAGATCGTCCCCGACCCCGCCTGGCTGGCCGCCCTCGGCACCTTCGACCTGGTCGCCCTGGAGAACGGCGGCACGGTCGAGGACGCCTCCGACCGCTTCTACTCCCCGGCCACCAACACCATCCGGCCCGGCAGGTCCCGCAAGATGGACGACGGCTGGGAGACCCGCCGCCGACGGGACAGGGGCAACGACTGGATCCGCTACCGCCTCGTCGAGCAGGCGGAGATCCGCGCAGTCGAGATCGACACCGCGTATCTGAAGGGCAACTCGGCGGGCTGGGCGAGCCTTTGTGCCCGCGACGGGGAGGGCGGCGACTGGACCGAGGTGCTGCCCAGGACACGGTTGCAGCCCGACACGAACCACCGCTTCGTCCTGCCGGAGGCGGTACGGGCCACGCACGTCCGGATCGACATCTTCCCGGACGGCGGCATCTCACGACTGCGGCTGTTCGGCTCACCGACGCGGGAGGGAGCCGCACGGCTGGTCGCGCGTCACCGCGAGTCGGCCGGCTGA
- a CDS encoding DUF5955 family protein, whose protein sequence is MGQTLVTSSGEDPRVTELRTAVSRLRRELAGHPREFPDRGIAEDELAALDAMAMSGVPEIPRLRRSLLLIAGAIGSVSALASALRDVRVAVDLFGEPPRR, encoded by the coding sequence GTGGGGCAGACGCTGGTGACCAGCAGTGGTGAGGATCCGAGGGTGACGGAGCTGCGTACGGCCGTCTCCCGACTCCGTCGTGAGCTGGCGGGGCATCCCCGGGAGTTTCCGGACCGGGGCATCGCCGAGGACGAGCTGGCCGCGCTCGACGCGATGGCGATGAGCGGCGTCCCCGAGATTCCGCGGCTGCGCCGTTCGCTGCTGCTGATCGCGGGGGCGATCGGCTCGGTCAGCGCACTGGCCTCCGCGCTCAGGGACGTACGGGTGGCCGTGGACCTCTTCGGCGAGCCGCCACGCCGCTGA
- a CDS encoding IclR family transcriptional regulator, whose product MPPSHASTSDSKPAASSGGVQSLERAFDLLERMADAGGEVGLSELSASSGLPLPTIHRLMRTLVVCGYVRQQPNRRYALGPRLIRLGESASRLLGTWARPYLARLVEETGETANMALLDGDEIVYVAQVPSKHSMRMFTEVGRRVLPHSTGVGKALLAHTPPEEVRALLARTGMPAATEKTITTPDGFLDALEQVRRLGYAVDDNEQEVGVRCLAVSVPNSPNSAAISISGPAGRVTEAATERIVPILQQAAKELSDALAGSGTTG is encoded by the coding sequence GTGCCGCCGTCCCACGCCAGCACTTCCGACTCCAAGCCCGCCGCTTCCAGCGGTGGTGTGCAGTCCCTTGAGCGCGCCTTCGATCTGCTGGAACGGATGGCGGACGCGGGGGGCGAGGTCGGGCTGAGCGAGCTCTCCGCGAGCAGCGGTCTCCCGCTGCCCACCATTCACCGTCTGATGCGCACACTGGTGGTCTGCGGGTATGTGCGCCAGCAGCCGAACCGGCGCTATGCGCTCGGCCCGCGCCTGATCCGGCTTGGCGAGTCCGCCTCCCGGCTGCTCGGCACCTGGGCCCGCCCGTATCTCGCGCGCCTGGTCGAGGAGACCGGCGAGACCGCGAACATGGCGCTGCTCGACGGCGACGAGATCGTGTACGTGGCGCAGGTGCCGTCCAAGCATTCGATGCGCATGTTCACCGAGGTGGGCCGCCGGGTGCTCCCCCACTCCACGGGCGTCGGCAAGGCGCTGCTGGCGCACACGCCCCCGGAGGAGGTGCGGGCACTGCTCGCCCGTACCGGAATGCCGGCCGCCACCGAGAAGACGATCACCACGCCCGACGGCTTTCTCGACGCACTGGAGCAGGTCCGCAGGCTCGGCTATGCGGTGGACGACAACGAGCAGGAGGTCGGGGTGCGCTGCCTGGCGGTCTCCGTCCCCAACTCCCCCAACTCGGCCGCGATTTCGATCTCGGGTCCGGCGGGCCGGGTGACGGAGGCGGCGACGGAGCGGATCGTGCCGATCCTGCAGCAGGCCGCGAAGGAGCTGTCCGACGCACTGGCCGGCAGCGGCACCACCGGCTGA